A part of Desulfomicrobium baculatum DSM 4028 genomic DNA contains:
- a CDS encoding IclR family transcriptional regulator, protein MAGKDNSSETLAKGLWILDIFGDDDVGYTLAQISRRTGINKTSIYRYVNTFCDLGFLKRDDRTGLYRLGVRMLALAHAMLEKSELERAVKTQVDAAHERHGVHVDVGLLSGDSIYLIYRRESQDTKAFRSFSYGSEPYYLAAGKAAMAFMSDEELAAFVSRLSLTPKTDKTITSAPELLADLHQSVERGYTRNREEFVPGLIAIGAPLYSLRTGKVVGGVSFDSSTDRFSMEEFETRFAGYLVELAKKISAVVSW, encoded by the coding sequence ATGGCAGGCAAGGACAACAGTTCCGAAACATTGGCCAAAGGCCTCTGGATTCTAGATATTTTCGGCGATGACGACGTCGGTTACACTCTCGCCCAGATTTCCCGCCGCACGGGCATCAACAAGACTTCCATATACAGATACGTCAATACGTTTTGCGATCTCGGCTTTTTGAAGCGCGACGATCGCACCGGCCTGTACAGGCTTGGGGTGCGCATGCTGGCCCTGGCCCATGCCATGCTTGAGAAAAGCGAGCTGGAGCGCGCCGTCAAGACCCAGGTCGACGCGGCCCATGAGCGCCACGGCGTGCATGTCGACGTAGGCCTTTTGTCCGGAGATTCCATCTATCTGATTTATCGTCGCGAATCCCAGGACACCAAGGCTTTCCGCTCGTTCAGCTATGGCTCCGAGCCGTATTATCTGGCTGCCGGCAAGGCGGCCATGGCCTTCATGAGCGATGAAGAGCTTGCCGCTTTTGTCTCGCGTCTCTCCTTGACCCCTAAGACCGACAAGACAATCACTTCCGCGCCGGAGCTGCTGGCGGATCTGCATCAGTCCGTGGAGCGCGGCTATACACGCAACCGTGAAGAGTTCGTGCCCGGGCTCATCGCCATCGGCGCGCCGCTGTACAGCCTGCGCACCGGCAAGGTCGTGGGCGGGGTGAGCTTCGACTCCTCCACGGACCGTTTTTCCATGGAAGAGTTCGAGACGCGTTTCGCCGGCTATCTGGTTGAGCTGGCCAAGAAAATTTCCGCAGTGGTGTCTTGGTAG
- a CDS encoding SPFH domain-containing protein, which translates to MFSPGLIVVAFLLLLVIITISMGVRIVPQGFKFVVQRLGKYHSTLAPGLNIIIPYMDTVAYKVTTKDIVMDIPSQEVITRDNAVIITNAVAYINIVSPEKAVYGVEDYRMAIQTLVQTSLRSIVGEMDLDDALSSRDRIKARLKETISDDISDWGIMLKTVEIQDINPSDTMQHAMEEQAAAERARRATVTRAEGDKSAAILQADGRLEASRRDAEAKVVLAEADREAIVKVAEATKGGELPLVFLLGQRYVDAMRKMAENNNSKIIVLPADLPAAVRGIMGTLGK; encoded by the coding sequence ATGTTCAGTCCAGGACTTATCGTAGTCGCTTTCCTGCTTCTCTTGGTCATCATCACCATCAGCATGGGCGTGCGCATCGTGCCCCAGGGCTTCAAGTTCGTCGTCCAGCGCCTGGGCAAGTACCACAGCACCCTGGCCCCGGGCTTGAACATCATCATTCCTTACATGGACACCGTGGCCTACAAGGTGACGACTAAGGACATCGTCATGGACATCCCCTCGCAGGAGGTCATCACCCGCGACAACGCGGTCATCATCACCAACGCCGTGGCCTACATCAACATCGTGTCCCCGGAAAAAGCAGTCTACGGGGTGGAAGACTACCGCATGGCCATCCAGACTCTGGTGCAGACCTCGCTCAGGTCCATTGTCGGTGAAATGGACCTCGACGACGCCCTGTCCTCCCGGGACAGGATCAAAGCCAGACTTAAAGAAACCATCTCCGATGATATCTCGGACTGGGGCATCATGCTCAAGACCGTGGAAATCCAGGACATCAACCCCTCCGACACCATGCAGCACGCCATGGAAGAACAGGCCGCGGCCGAACGCGCCCGGCGCGCCACCGTGACCAGGGCCGAGGGCGACAAGTCGGCGGCCATCCTGCAGGCCGACGGTCGCCTGGAAGCATCCCGCCGCGACGCCGAGGCCAAGGTCGTGCTGGCCGAAGCGGACCGGGAGGCCATCGTCAAGGTGGCCGAAGCCACCAAGGGCGGCGAACTGCCGCTGGTCTTCCTGCTGGGCCAGCGCTACGTGGACGCCATGCGCAAGATGGCCGAGAACAACAACTCCAAAATCATCGTCCTCCCCGCCGACCTGCCCGCGGCAGTGCGCGGGATCATGGGGACGCTCGGCAAATAG
- a CDS encoding type II toxin-antitoxin system RelE/ParE family toxin: MNTHISMNTVYRSSLFDSWLRSLRDKAAQARIFNRIRNVELGNLGDYKTLGGGLFELRVHHGPGYRLYFTRNGETVVFLLAGGEKSTQGKDILRARKLMEK; the protein is encoded by the coding sequence ATGAATACACATATAAGCATGAACACGGTGTACCGATCCTCCCTGTTTGACTCGTGGTTGCGATCCCTGCGTGACAAGGCTGCGCAGGCCCGCATTTTCAACCGCATCCGGAATGTCGAGCTAGGCAACCTTGGAGACTACAAAACCCTTGGCGGCGGGCTATTCGAATTGCGCGTGCATCACGGACCGGGATACCGTTTGTACTTCACCCGGAATGGGGAGACAGTCGTCTTCCTGCTGGCTGGCGGGGAAAAGTCTACTCAAGGCAAGGATATCCTCCGAGCCCGAAAATTGATGGAGAAATAA
- the gltA gene encoding NADPH-dependent glutamate synthase: MGAANQKSRQAMPEQDPHVRARNFEEVPLGYTPEMAIAEASRCLQCKNPLCVQGCPVGVAIPEFIKHIADGKFDLAIGKIWERNSLPAVCGRVCPQEVQCEGNCILGRKGEAVAIGNLERFAADWERANHACELPSREKATGKKVAVVGSGPSGLTVAGDLILKGHEVTIFEAFHKPGGVLVYGIPEFRLPKEIVASEVSCLQAQGARIECDVVVGRTETVDELFEQGFDAVYLGVGAGLPRFMNIPGENMIGVLSANEYLTRANLMKAYLFPQVDTPIPHGRNVVVLGAGNVAMDSARTAMRLGAEKVSIVYRRSRAEMPARSAEIHHAEEEGLHFELLSNPVRYLGDEKGRLTGIECVRMELGEPDASGRRRPVVVPGSEFVIECDLAIVAIGSGANPLLTRSTPDLPLGKSGYIMANPETGKTGKKAVWAGGDIVTGAATVILAMGAGRKAADSIHEYLTWGW, translated from the coding sequence ATGGGGGCCGCGAACCAGAAGTCACGTCAGGCCATGCCCGAACAGGATCCTCACGTTCGGGCCAGAAATTTTGAAGAAGTGCCCTTGGGCTACACGCCGGAAATGGCCATCGCCGAGGCGAGCCGCTGCCTGCAGTGCAAGAATCCGCTCTGCGTGCAGGGGTGCCCTGTGGGCGTCGCCATTCCCGAGTTCATAAAGCATATCGCCGACGGAAAATTCGATCTGGCCATCGGCAAGATCTGGGAGCGCAACAGCCTCCCGGCGGTCTGCGGCAGGGTCTGTCCGCAGGAGGTCCAGTGCGAAGGCAACTGCATCCTTGGCCGCAAGGGCGAGGCCGTGGCCATCGGCAACCTGGAGCGGTTCGCTGCGGACTGGGAGCGGGCCAATCATGCCTGCGAATTGCCGTCCCGTGAAAAGGCCACGGGCAAGAAGGTGGCCGTGGTCGGTTCCGGCCCTTCCGGCCTGACCGTTGCCGGAGACCTGATTTTAAAAGGGCACGAGGTCACCATTTTCGAGGCCTTTCACAAGCCCGGCGGGGTGCTGGTTTACGGCATCCCCGAGTTCAGGCTGCCCAAGGAGATTGTCGCGTCCGAAGTGTCCTGTCTGCAGGCCCAGGGGGCCAGGATCGAGTGCGACGTGGTGGTGGGTCGCACCGAGACGGTGGACGAGCTTTTCGAGCAGGGCTTTGACGCGGTTTACCTGGGCGTGGGCGCTGGTCTGCCCCGGTTCATGAACATCCCCGGCGAAAACATGATCGGCGTGCTCTCGGCCAACGAATACCTGACCCGGGCCAATCTGATGAAGGCCTACCTTTTCCCGCAGGTGGACACGCCCATTCCCCACGGCCGCAATGTGGTCGTGCTTGGAGCCGGAAACGTGGCCATGGACAGCGCGCGCACGGCCATGCGCCTGGGCGCGGAGAAGGTCAGCATCGTCTATCGTCGCTCACGGGCGGAGATGCCGGCCCGAAGCGCGGAAATCCACCACGCCGAGGAAGAGGGCCTCCATTTCGAGTTGCTGTCCAACCCGGTGCGCTATCTGGGTGACGAGAAGGGTCGCCTGACCGGGATCGAGTGCGTGCGCATGGAACTTGGCGAACCTGATGCATCCGGACGCAGGCGCCCGGTGGTTGTTCCGGGTTCGGAGTTTGTCATCGAGTGCGATCTGGCCATCGTGGCCATAGGTTCGGGGGCCAACCCGCTGCTGACCCGCTCGACCCCCGACCTGCCTCTGGGCAAATCGGGATACATCATGGCCAACCCGGAGACCGGCAAGACCGGGAAAAAAGCCGTGTGGGCCGGAGGCGACATCGTCACCGGAGCGGCCACGGTCATCCTGGCCATGGGCGCGGGCAGAAAGGCCGCCGACTCGATCCATGAATACCTGACCTGGGGCTGGTAG
- a CDS encoding ABC transporter substrate-binding protein: MKRLGVLCMVLAMVCGFAGMSLAADETVKIGVFLPLTGQNAFGGQLELEGVQMAHKEMGEVLGKKVELFVVDNKSDKVESANAVKRLIEKEKVQAIIGTYGSSLAMAGGEVSEKAGIPQVGTSCTNPLVTQGKKYIFRVCFIDPFQGAGAATYAYRDLGLKKAALLIDVANDYSVGLASFFNKSFTKLGGEIVATLNYQSGDQDFTAQLQEIMSKQPDVLFIPSYFAEGAIIMKQVQELGGTFKIMGGDAMDNPEITAIGGSAVEGFMHTTFPYDPSMPDMNPVAQKFTDEWKKINPDSDPNVNAALGYDAYMIIMDAITRAGSAEPQAITDALAATKGFVGVTGTTTINETHDAEKPVGLVMIKDGKKTYIGAITPEL, translated from the coding sequence ATGAAACGACTAGGAGTCCTGTGCATGGTTTTGGCCATGGTTTGCGGCTTCGCCGGCATGTCTTTGGCTGCCGACGAGACTGTGAAGATTGGCGTGTTTCTGCCCCTGACCGGTCAGAATGCCTTTGGCGGCCAGCTGGAATTGGAAGGCGTGCAGATGGCCCACAAGGAAATGGGCGAGGTTCTCGGCAAGAAGGTCGAGCTGTTCGTAGTTGACAACAAGTCCGACAAGGTCGAGTCCGCAAACGCGGTCAAGCGCCTGATCGAAAAGGAAAAAGTCCAGGCCATCATCGGCACCTACGGTTCTTCCCTGGCCATGGCCGGTGGTGAAGTTTCCGAAAAGGCCGGTATCCCGCAGGTCGGCACCAGCTGCACCAACCCGCTCGTCACCCAGGGCAAGAAGTACATCTTCCGCGTGTGCTTCATCGACCCCTTCCAGGGCGCCGGCGCAGCCACCTATGCCTATCGCGATCTGGGCCTGAAAAAAGCCGCTCTGCTCATCGACGTGGCCAACGACTACTCCGTCGGCCTGGCCAGCTTCTTCAACAAGTCCTTCACCAAGCTGGGCGGCGAAATTGTCGCCACCCTGAACTATCAGTCCGGCGACCAGGATTTCACTGCCCAGTTGCAGGAAATCATGAGCAAGCAGCCTGACGTTTTGTTCATTCCCTCCTACTTCGCCGAAGGCGCCATCATCATGAAGCAGGTCCAGGAACTGGGCGGAACCTTCAAGATCATGGGCGGCGACGCCATGGACAATCCGGAGATCACCGCCATCGGCGGCTCTGCCGTGGAAGGTTTCATGCACACCACCTTCCCCTACGATCCGTCCATGCCCGACATGAACCCCGTGGCTCAGAAGTTCACCGACGAGTGGAAGAAGATCAATCCCGACAGTGACCCCAACGTCAACGCCGCCCTGGGCTATGACGCCTACATGATCATCATGGACGCCATCACCCGCGCCGGTTCCGCCGAACCGCAGGCCATCACCGACGCCCTGGCCGCTACCAAGGGCTTTGTCGGCGTGACGGGCACCACGACCATCAACGAGACCCACGACGCTGAAAAGCCGGTTGGCCTGGTCATGATCAAGGACGGCAAGAAGACCTACATCGGTGCCATCACTCCCGAACTCTAA
- a CDS encoding NfeD family protein, whose product MDLQYWHWLVFGMILIIAEIFIPSFTIVWFGLAALAVGGLVWLAPALSLTMQLLLWAIFSALLATFWFVVMKPRMLDKTRAGMSREALLGETGQVIRTPEGDRRGVVRFSKPLLGSDEWSFICDEPVQLGDRVQIRDVSGNTLVVAPKNNKQAL is encoded by the coding sequence ATGGACCTACAGTATTGGCATTGGCTTGTTTTCGGCATGATCCTCATCATCGCCGAGATTTTCATTCCAAGTTTCACCATTGTCTGGTTCGGACTGGCCGCGCTGGCCGTGGGCGGTCTGGTCTGGCTTGCCCCGGCCTTGAGCCTGACCATGCAACTGTTGCTCTGGGCCATATTCTCCGCACTTTTGGCCACGTTCTGGTTTGTGGTCATGAAGCCGCGCATGCTGGACAAAACCCGCGCCGGCATGTCCCGCGAGGCACTGCTGGGCGAAACCGGCCAGGTCATCCGCACGCCAGAGGGCGATCGGCGCGGCGTCGTGCGCTTCTCCAAACCCCTGCTCGGCTCCGACGAGTGGTCCTTCATCTGTGACGAACCCGTGCAACTGGGAGACCGGGTCCAGATCCGCGACGTATCGGGCAACACACTTGTGGTCGCCCCGAAAAACAACAAACAAGCCCTCTAG
- a CDS encoding addiction module antidote protein has translation MDMTKFERFDVVDYLDNEEVIAEYLTAAMEDPDPDMFLRAVADVARARGMTKLAQDSGLGRESLYKALRPGSKPRYETVSKILTALNVKIKAVPAH, from the coding sequence ATGGATATGACAAAATTCGAGCGCTTCGACGTGGTGGATTATCTCGACAACGAAGAGGTCATCGCGGAATATCTCACCGCCGCGATGGAAGACCCGGACCCGGACATGTTCCTGCGAGCCGTCGCGGACGTGGCCCGCGCGCGCGGCATGACCAAGTTGGCGCAAGACTCCGGACTTGGCCGTGAGAGCCTGTACAAGGCTCTGCGCCCTGGCTCCAAGCCCCGCTACGAAACCGTAAGCAAAATACTGACTGCGCTGAACGTTAAGATCAAGGCTGTTCCTGCGCATTGA
- a CDS encoding ABC transporter ATP-binding protein, with amino-acid sequence MSTILETKNLTMRFGGLVAVSEFSACIPQGSITGLIGPNGAGKTTCFNMVTGFYRPTEGQVFFEGKELTGKSPHQVCRAGIARTFQNIRLFGNETALENVMIGNFVRQRTGWIQSVLMTPASLREEREIRKRSMELLEVVGLGDIAGEKASSLPYGAQRRLEIARALATSPRFLLLDEPAAGMNPQESMELMAFIRTIRTRFDLTILLIEHDMKVVMGVCEHMWVLDYGVTIAEGDPESIQSNPKVIEAYLGEEYVKYA; translated from the coding sequence ATGAGCACGATTCTCGAAACCAAAAATCTGACCATGCGTTTCGGCGGCCTTGTCGCCGTGTCGGAATTCAGTGCCTGCATCCCCCAGGGCAGCATCACCGGGCTTATCGGCCCCAACGGCGCGGGCAAGACTACCTGCTTCAACATGGTCACGGGCTTTTACCGGCCAACTGAAGGCCAGGTTTTCTTCGAGGGCAAGGAACTGACGGGAAAGTCCCCGCATCAGGTCTGCCGGGCCGGAATCGCCCGCACCTTCCAGAACATCCGCCTGTTCGGTAACGAAACTGCGCTTGAAAATGTCATGATCGGAAACTTCGTACGCCAGCGCACGGGCTGGATCCAGTCCGTGCTCATGACGCCCGCGTCCCTGCGCGAAGAGCGCGAGATCCGCAAGCGCTCCATGGAGCTTCTCGAAGTGGTCGGACTTGGGGACATCGCCGGGGAAAAGGCGAGCAGTCTGCCGTACGGCGCGCAGCGTCGTCTGGAGATCGCCCGCGCCCTGGCCACCTCGCCTCGCTTTTTGCTGCTCGACGAGCCTGCGGCAGGTATGAACCCCCAGGAATCCATGGAACTCATGGCTTTCATCCGCACTATCCGCACCCGTTTCGACCTGACCATCCTGCTCATCGAACACGACATGAAAGTGGTCATGGGCGTGTGCGAACATATGTGGGTTCTGGACTACGGAGTGACCATCGCCGAGGGCGACCCTGAATCCATTCAGTCCAACCCCAAGGTCATCGAAGCCTATCTGGGTGAGGAGTACGTGAAATATGCTTAA
- a CDS encoding branched-chain amino acid ABC transporter permease yields the protein MNLATFIQHFLNSLTLGSLYALIAIGYTMVYGILRLINFAHSEIFMLGAYFVFWGITLFHMPWAVAMIVSVISVAGIGILVDRIAYRPLRDAPRISALISAIGVSFFLQNVAIVFFQAIPRQVYRPEWLEKPLLWGDVRVLPLTLFVPVLSFFLMLVLVYIVYHTKAGLGMRAISKDIETSYLMGVPVNKVIALTFGIGSALAAASGIMWALRYPQLQPIMGAIPGFKAFIAAVVGGIGSIQGAVIGGLLLGFIEIMTVAFFPDLAGYRDAFAFILLIGMLLIKPTGIMGVKTEDKV from the coding sequence ATGAATCTGGCAACATTCATCCAGCACTTCCTGAACAGCCTGACCCTGGGCAGCCTCTACGCGCTTATCGCCATCGGCTACACCATGGTCTACGGCATTTTGCGACTCATCAATTTCGCGCATAGCGAAATTTTCATGCTCGGCGCCTACTTCGTTTTCTGGGGCATCACCCTTTTTCACATGCCCTGGGCCGTGGCCATGATCGTCTCGGTCATCAGCGTCGCGGGCATCGGTATCCTGGTCGACCGCATCGCCTACCGCCCGCTGCGCGATGCGCCCCGCATATCGGCCCTGATCAGCGCCATCGGCGTTTCCTTTTTTCTGCAGAACGTGGCCATCGTGTTCTTCCAGGCCATTCCCCGCCAGGTGTACCGCCCGGAATGGCTGGAGAAGCCCCTGCTCTGGGGCGACGTGCGCGTTCTGCCCCTGACCCTTTTCGTGCCGGTGCTTTCGTTCTTCCTGATGCTGGTCCTGGTCTACATCGTCTACCACACCAAGGCTGGGCTGGGCATGCGGGCCATCAGCAAGGATATCGAGACAAGTTATCTCATGGGCGTGCCTGTGAACAAGGTCATCGCCCTGACGTTCGGCATTGGCTCTGCCCTGGCTGCCGCCAGCGGCATCATGTGGGCCCTCCGGTATCCGCAATTGCAGCCCATCATGGGCGCCATCCCCGGATTCAAAGCCTTTATCGCGGCTGTTGTCGGCGGTATCGGCTCCATTCAGGGGGCCGTCATCGGTGGCCTGCTCCTTGGCTTCATCGAAATCATGACCGTGGCGTTTTTCCCGGATCTGGCAGGCTATCGTGATGCCTTCGCCTTCATCCTGCTCATTGGCATGCTGCTGATCAAGCCCACCGGCATCATGGGCGTCAAGACGGAGGACAAGGTCTGA
- a CDS encoding ABC transporter ATP-binding protein, protein MLKISDLHVYYGGIHALKGISLDVPTGKIVTLIGANGAGKSSTLRAISGLIKNKKGTITYNDRDITTLDPVEIVKGGIVMAPEGRRIFPHLSVAENLYLGAFSRSDKDGIERDKEWVFDLFPRMRERQNQKGGTLSGGEQQMLAVGRALMSAPDVVMLDEPSLGLAPLLVKDVFEIIKVINAQGKTVVLVEQNAFAALKVAHYAYVLETGAIVLQGTGEELLNDERVIQAYLGG, encoded by the coding sequence ATGCTTAAGATCAGTGACTTGCATGTATATTACGGGGGCATTCACGCCCTCAAGGGGATCTCGCTGGATGTGCCCACGGGCAAGATCGTGACCCTCATCGGGGCCAACGGCGCGGGCAAGAGCAGCACGCTCAGAGCCATCTCAGGGCTTATCAAGAACAAGAAAGGCACCATCACCTACAACGATCGCGATATCACCACCCTCGACCCGGTGGAGATCGTCAAAGGCGGAATCGTCATGGCCCCCGAAGGCCGGCGCATCTTCCCGCATCTTTCGGTGGCCGAGAACCTGTACCTGGGCGCTTTCAGCCGCAGCGACAAGGACGGGATCGAGCGCGACAAGGAGTGGGTCTTCGACCTCTTCCCGCGCATGCGCGAGCGTCAGAATCAGAAGGGCGGGACCCTGTCCGGCGGTGAACAGCAGATGCTGGCCGTGGGCCGGGCGCTGATGAGTGCGCCGGATGTGGTCATGCTCGACGAGCCGTCCCTGGGACTGGCTCCGCTGCTGGTCAAGGATGTCTTCGAGATCATCAAGGTCATAAATGCCCAGGGCAAGACCGTCGTTCTGGTTGAGCAGAACGCTTTCGCGGCCCTCAAGGTGGCCCACTACGCCTATGTGCTCGAAACCGGGGCCATCGTCCTGCAGGGCACGGGAGAAGAGCTGTTGAACGACGAGCGGGTCATCCAGGCCTACCTGGGCGGGTGA
- a CDS encoding sulfide/dihydroorotate dehydrogenase-like FAD/NAD-binding protein has protein sequence MFRIIKREEMAGGTVVLNEIEAPRIAVKARPGQFVILKANEDGERIPLTMAETDPAKGTITVIYMVVGKSTELFSRLQVGDSYQNVIGPLGQPTHIEGGKNVVCVGGGTGVAVLHPIARGMKDAGSTVTSIIGARNKDLLILEDRMRQASHELHICTDDGSHGRKGFVTEVLRELLEQGGVDQVVAIGPVPMMKFVSLLTKEFNVPTLVSLNPIMIDGTGMCGGCRVSVGGETKFGCVDGPEFDGHKVDFDELILRLQAYTEQEKLSHHKCKCKGEL, from the coding sequence ATGTTCAGAATAATCAAGCGCGAGGAAATGGCCGGCGGAACGGTCGTGCTGAATGAGATCGAGGCGCCGCGCATCGCCGTCAAGGCCCGGCCCGGACAGTTTGTCATCTTGAAGGCCAACGAGGACGGTGAGCGCATCCCCCTGACCATGGCCGAGACCGATCCGGCCAAGGGCACGATCACGGTCATCTACATGGTGGTCGGCAAGAGCACGGAACTGTTTTCCCGGCTTCAGGTCGGGGACTCCTATCAGAACGTCATCGGCCCGCTGGGCCAGCCGACGCATATTGAGGGCGGCAAGAACGTCGTCTGCGTGGGCGGCGGGACAGGGGTGGCGGTGCTGCATCCCATCGCGCGCGGCATGAAGGACGCAGGGAGCACGGTGACCTCCATCATCGGAGCCCGCAACAAGGACCTGCTTATCCTGGAAGACAGGATGCGCCAGGCCTCTCATGAACTGCACATCTGCACCGATGACGGCTCCCACGGTCGCAAGGGGTTCGTGACCGAAGTGCTGCGGGAGCTCTTGGAGCAGGGCGGCGTAGACCAGGTTGTGGCCATCGGGCCCGTGCCGATGATGAAGTTCGTCTCTCTTCTGACCAAGGAATTTAATGTCCCGACGCTGGTCAGCCTCAACCCGATCATGATCGACGGCACCGGCATGTGCGGTGGATGCCGGGTCTCTGTCGGCGGCGAGACGAAGTTCGGCTGCGTGGACGGCCCTGAGTTCGATGGACACAAGGTGGATTTCGACGAACTGATCCTTCGCCTGCAAGCCTACACGGAACAGGAAAAGCTCAGTCATCACAAGTGCAAATGCAAAGGAGAACTGTAG
- a CDS encoding branched-chain amino acid ABC transporter permease, which translates to MNRNTTILLNFVLVGCLGLFLWWAEGNLDGYKIQILNLIAVNIILALSLNLIYGFTGMFSLGHAGFMAIGAYVCSILIMTPDQKATLFILQEAFPLVQNSHAPFLVAVIAGGLVAALFGIVIGAPLLRLGDDYLGIATLGFAEIVRVIGNNIPRVTNGALGFKGIPDHANLWWNFGWCLLTLYFVIRIVNSNTGNVFKAIRDDETAAKAMGINVFKIKLLSFTFGAFFAGVGGALLASLLTTIDPKMFLFTLTFSVLMIVVTGGLGSITGSILAGTGITVVLEWLRIVENPITIGDWSMDGIPGMRMVVFSLVLILVILFRREGIMGMREITWDGVARFMKRGKA; encoded by the coding sequence ATGAACCGCAATACAACCATACTTCTCAATTTCGTGCTGGTGGGTTGCCTGGGACTTTTTCTGTGGTGGGCCGAAGGGAATCTGGACGGCTACAAGATCCAGATCCTGAACCTCATCGCCGTGAACATCATCCTGGCCCTGTCGCTGAACCTCATCTACGGCTTCACCGGCATGTTCAGCCTGGGCCATGCAGGCTTCATGGCTATCGGCGCCTACGTCTGCTCCATCCTGATCATGACTCCGGACCAGAAGGCCACGCTCTTCATACTGCAGGAGGCCTTTCCTCTGGTGCAGAACTCCCACGCCCCTTTTCTGGTGGCGGTGATCGCGGGCGGGCTCGTGGCGGCTCTGTTCGGTATTGTCATCGGCGCGCCCCTCCTGCGTCTGGGAGACGACTATCTGGGCATTGCGACCCTGGGTTTCGCGGAGATCGTGCGCGTCATCGGCAACAACATCCCGCGCGTGACCAATGGGGCGCTCGGCTTCAAGGGCATCCCGGATCACGCCAACCTGTGGTGGAATTTCGGCTGGTGTCTGCTGACCCTCTATTTTGTCATCCGCATCGTGAACAGCAACACGGGCAACGTCTTCAAGGCCATCCGCGACGACGAGACCGCAGCCAAGGCCATGGGCATCAACGTCTTTAAGATCAAGCTCTTGTCCTTCACCTTCGGTGCCTTTTTCGCAGGGGTGGGCGGGGCGCTGCTGGCGAGCCTTCTGACCACCATCGACCCCAAGATGTTCCTCTTCACCCTGACTTTTAGCGTGCTCATGATCGTGGTCACCGGCGGGCTTGGCTCCATCACCGGCTCTATCCTGGCGGGCACCGGCATCACCGTGGTGCTTGAATGGCTCCGGATCGTCGAGAATCCCATCACCATCGGGGATTGGAGCATGGATGGCATCCCCGGAATGCGCATGGTCGTCTTTTCCCTGGTGCTCATTCTGGTCATCCTTTTTCGCCGGGAAGGTATCATGGGCATGCGTGAAATCACCTGGGACGGCGTGGCCCGGTTCATGAAGAGAGGTAAGGCATGA